One window of Trichoderma breve strain T069 chromosome 3, whole genome shotgun sequence genomic DNA carries:
- a CDS encoding prokaryotic phospholipase a2 domain-containing protein — protein MKFSVILAALAPAVLALPASDAALTRRQTSLSTITDQYLFSLTLPDFISRRNAKNPATLDWTSDGCTSSPDNPFGFPFVPACYRHDFGYQNYRIQNRFTESGKLSIDNNFKADLYFQCQTSSVQSVCNALADVYYAAVRAFGGGDASPGKREQSQEDLVKVYEEKLEIYNNAVKDAQDKGLLPILE, from the exons ATGAAGTTCTCAGTTATTCTGGCCGCTCTTGCCCCGGCCGTTCTGGCATTGCCGGCCTCTGATGCCGCATTGACCAGGCGTCAGACCAGCCTCTCAACCATCACAGACCAATATCTCTTCAGCCTCACCCTCCCTGATTTCATTTCCCGCCGCAATGCCAAGAACCCAGCCACCCTTGACTGGACCTCTGACGGCTGCACCAGCTCACCCGATAACCCCTTTGGATTCCCCTTTGTTCCTGCCTGCTACCGCCACGACTTTGGTTACCAGAACTACCGCATCCAAAACCGATTCACAGAGAGCGGCAAGCTCAGCATCGATAACAACTTCAAGGCCGA TCTATATTTCCAGTGCCAGACATCGAGTGTCCAAAGTGTTTGCAACGCTCTTGCTGATGTTTACTACGCTGCTGTGAGAGCATTCGGAGGTGGCGATGCTTCCCCTGGAAAGCGTGAACAGTCACAAGAGGACTTGGTGAAGGTGTatgaagagaagctggagatttATAACAATGCTGTGAAGGATGCCCAGGACAAGGGACTGCTGCCCATCCTGGAGTAA
- a CDS encoding methyltransferase domain-containing protein translates to MSAPAPNPVVAPDHVHALLNRLHEESLTQEAALPSTYLSNPDGFDDLMRDKFIALDQDKCQFVYQLARAIGARNIAEIVGSNLDRFGGEGKVIATEKENTKAEKARQHWKEAGDDLVTRHIDLREGDLLETLKSNVPQLDLVLIDIWAPVALPALKLLEPRLRPGAVVIIDNSISSATRYKELLGHLRSPTNGYTNLTLPYSNGLELCVKI, encoded by the exons ATGTCAGCTCCGGCCCCCAATCCCGTCGTGGCGCCTGATCATGTTCACGCGCTGCTCAATCGTCTTCACGAGGAGTCCCTCACCCAAGAAGCAGCGCTCCCGTCCACGTATTTGAGCAACCCCGATGGATTTGATGACTTGATGAGAGACAAATTCATTGCTCTAGATCAGGATAAGTGTCAATTTGTCTATCAGCTTGCCAGAGCAATTGGGGCTCGCAACATTGCTGAGATCG TGGGAAGCAATCTAGACCGCTTCGGTGGCGAGGGTAAAGTCATTGCCacagaaaaagagaacacAAAAGCCGAGAAGGCTCGTCAACACTGGAAGGAAGCCGGTGACGATCTGGTGACGCGCCATATCGATTTGAGAGAAGGAGATCTTCTCGAGACGTTAAAGAGTAATGTTCCGCAGCTTGATCTAGTCCTCATTGACA TCTGGGCTCCTGTCGCCCTACCTGcactgaagctgctggaacCGAGGCTCAGGCCTGGAGCtgttgtcatcatcgacaatTCAATTAGTTCTGCCACTAGATACAAGGAGCTATTAGGCCACCTGAGGTCTCCAACAAATGGATATACAAATCTGACGCTCCCGTACTCCAACGGTTTGGAGTTGTGCGTCAAGATCTAA